CTTTTTATGTTGCTAAAACCAAAAGCACCTAAGATTAGTATCCGTATATTGTTAGGGGGGATGGCTAATAAACGGCTAAGGCTTAAACCTGTGTGATAGAAAATATTCTTTATTGACTGAAATATTATAGAAAGTAATTAACTAATTGATATAATAGCGGCATAATGCCTACTGCGTGAATGAGACGAGCAATTTGAATCATGGCAACACTGTTCATATTAACGCCGTAGTCCGCTGAAATCAATGCGATATCTGTAGCTCCAGCAGGACAAGAAGCAAATAAGGCAGAAGTAAAATCTAACCAGCCTTTATGTTTATTTATTTGAGCATAAAGATAACTGATAAATAGATAGATAATAATTAAAAGCACAGCGGGAATAACAAAGGAGTTCAAAGAAGCTACAATATCACGGGTAAAACTAGCGCCTACCATTGAACCAGCTAAAATTTGAGCAAACTGCCGAATTTGGATGGGAAAAGCACTAATGTTAGTGCGTAATTTAAATAAACCAGAAAATAGTAAAGACAAACTGAGAGTTCCTGCGGGGAAACCTAAAATATATCCTAGCAAACCGCCAGAAATTCCGACGAACATCACAGTTAAAAAATGCTTCTTATTTAGAGCTTGTTTTTTTCCGGTGGTTGCAGTTTCTTCTTTTGTTGGTTCTTGGGATTTTTC
This region of Tetragenococcus osmophilus genomic DNA includes:
- a CDS encoding AbrB family transcriptional regulator; the protein is MFVGISGGLLGYILGFPAGTLSLSLLFSGLFKLRTNISAFPIQIRQFAQILAGSMVGASFTRDIVASLNSFVIPAVLLIIIYLFISYLYAQINKHKGWLDFTSALFASCPAGATDIALISADYGVNMNSVAMIQIARLIHAVGIMPLLYQLVNYFL